A window of the Leptospira bourretii genome harbors these coding sequences:
- a CDS encoding patatin-like phospholipase family protein, with amino-acid sequence MGKKRALVLSGGGARGAYQAGVLRYLEEIHWKPDIICGTSVGAINACAIGSGMNSSRLSELWLRLNQKNIMRYSIWNMLKGFFRKKYYPLVETYPLKKFIHENLDFTKLNESKTKVIISAVNILSSELKFFENPNLQIEHILASSAIPMIFPWQIIDGEPYWDGGVMANTPILPALTHEASEIVVVLLSPVGGMRVMDAPKTKDEALERLFELYLLGSYRSVEQGLEYRKAVMKGLTPIENFLLGLRTEFKNAKISVIAPKQMLGLVSILNFKKDQAELLLKQGYEDAKDFFTKKS; translated from the coding sequence ATGGGAAAAAAAAGAGCACTCGTATTGTCTGGGGGAGGAGCAAGAGGAGCCTACCAGGCAGGGGTTTTGCGGTATTTAGAAGAAATTCACTGGAAACCAGATATCATTTGTGGAACCTCCGTTGGTGCCATCAATGCCTGTGCCATTGGATCCGGAATGAATTCTAGTCGATTGTCTGAATTATGGCTTCGGCTAAACCAAAAAAATATCATGCGTTATTCGATTTGGAATATGTTAAAAGGTTTTTTTCGAAAAAAATACTATCCACTCGTGGAAACCTATCCCTTAAAAAAATTCATTCATGAAAATTTAGATTTCACAAAACTCAATGAATCCAAAACGAAAGTGATTATTTCTGCGGTCAATATTCTTAGTTCCGAACTTAAGTTTTTTGAAAATCCTAACTTACAAATTGAACATATACTTGCCTCCTCTGCCATTCCGATGATATTTCCATGGCAGATCATTGATGGAGAACCTTATTGGGACGGAGGAGTGATGGCGAACACTCCCATCCTACCCGCCCTCACACATGAAGCTTCAGAAATTGTCGTGGTTTTACTTTCACCAGTTGGTGGCATGCGAGTGATGGATGCACCCAAAACAAAAGATGAAGCTTTGGAAAGATTATTTGAATTGTATCTTCTTGGCTCATATAGAAGTGTCGAACAAGGTTTAGAGTATAGAAAAGCAGTCATGAAGGGACTTACTCCCATTGAAAATTTTTTATTAGGTTTACGAACCGAATTTAAAAATGCAAAAATTTCTGTAATCGCACCAAAACAAATGTTAGGTTTAGTAAGTATTTTGAATTTTAAAAAAGATCAGGCAGAACTTTTGTTAAAACAAGGTTACGAAGATGCGAAAGATTTTTTTACAAAAAAATCTTAA
- a CDS encoding PAS domain-containing sensor histidine kinase, which produces MGLELTDQRLINTILEQSVNAIVISDLEGNLQFVNQAFLSLWGYDNIDEILGKNALTFTDDKEKSELILSEILTKSQWTGELRAKRKDGSTFEIAVSAYSSKDKQGKITHLLASFSDQTKTKELERYAKEREIYFSQILDSISDLVFCKDKNYTVTYVNKACADFYGVTKQTLIGIKDVTYNDEEFTKAYHQEDKKVFETGTTSYVRREPNVGPDGITRILETVKNPILDAKGNINEIVGVSRDITETQVLEDRLQLVTELTSDYIYTAKIENGEVVAEWSSKELRTTSGYSIEEITKLGGWFNLILKEDLTNIAERMTKILKGETGVVEYRIRTKSGKIKWLRDYTRPIKDETGKVTSIIGAAKDITSEKETELKYLVSSQRYHAAMESALEAIYFLETSKDKEGEIIDFIISDVNQKAEEQLGKKKEELIGKGICQLFPVNRENGFFEDYKKVVKTKIPMEQEFQIPGNYAAPGYYFHQVIPTNDGIVIQTRDISDRKRMEELLLRTNRLAKVGSFDYDLTNGQITLSKVATEILVQTSNHLYSVDLSFFGTKEFIKILKEKEIHCIKTKETFDLECLVEAGSGNEFWIRIIATPKFIEDHCIGFYGAIQNIQDQKLVQNSLFEKENLLLTKNRELESLVQITKKQNERLKEYTYITSHNLRAPITNLISLTEMLKENPSNPELLGFIESSSYQLDQIIRNLNELLNIERDTKELPRSKILIKESIDAQILLLKNGANREIEFTNQVPEGIQLLGFQAYFDSIVNNILTNAIKYANPNQVCKIRISFQDTKEFLRIGISDNGPGIDTKRHGQKLFNMNFRLRQDIEGKGMGLFLSKHQIEAMNGSIELESELGNGSTFYLKFPKPQI; this is translated from the coding sequence ATGGGATTGGAACTGACAGACCAAAGACTGATCAATACCATTTTAGAGCAGTCGGTAAATGCAATTGTCATTTCCGATTTAGAAGGAAACCTTCAATTTGTAAACCAGGCATTTCTTTCTCTATGGGGATATGACAATATAGACGAAATCCTCGGAAAAAATGCCCTCACATTCACCGATGACAAAGAAAAATCAGAACTCATTTTATCTGAAATCCTTACCAAATCCCAATGGACAGGAGAATTACGAGCCAAAAGAAAAGATGGATCAACTTTTGAAATCGCTGTCTCTGCTTATAGCTCCAAAGACAAACAGGGAAAAATTACTCATTTACTCGCTAGTTTTTCGGACCAAACCAAAACAAAAGAATTAGAACGTTATGCAAAAGAGAGAGAAATCTATTTTTCGCAAATTTTAGATTCAATTTCTGACTTAGTTTTTTGTAAGGACAAAAATTATACTGTCACTTATGTAAACAAAGCCTGTGCCGATTTTTATGGGGTCACAAAACAAACATTAATTGGGATCAAAGATGTTACCTATAACGATGAAGAATTTACAAAGGCATATCACCAAGAAGACAAAAAAGTATTTGAAACTGGAACCACTAGTTATGTAAGAAGAGAACCGAATGTTGGACCAGATGGTATCACTAGAATTCTGGAAACTGTTAAAAACCCTATCCTCGATGCAAAAGGAAACATAAATGAAATTGTTGGTGTATCCAGAGACATTACAGAAACTCAAGTTTTAGAAGATCGTTTGCAATTGGTAACAGAACTTACCTCAGATTATATTTATACAGCAAAAATTGAAAATGGCGAAGTGGTTGCGGAGTGGAGTTCAAAAGAACTACGGACAACTTCAGGTTATTCCATTGAAGAAATAACCAAATTAGGTGGTTGGTTCAATCTCATCTTAAAAGAAGACCTAACAAATATTGCAGAGAGAATGACAAAAATTTTGAAAGGAGAAACGGGTGTGGTGGAATACCGTATCCGTACAAAATCCGGAAAAATCAAATGGTTACGCGATTACACTCGCCCTATCAAAGATGAAACGGGGAAAGTCACTTCGATCATCGGTGCAGCAAAAGACATCACTTCAGAAAAAGAAACAGAATTAAAATATTTGGTCAGTAGCCAAAGATATCACGCGGCAATGGAATCCGCTTTAGAAGCCATTTACTTTTTAGAAACATCAAAAGACAAAGAAGGAGAAATCATTGATTTTATCATTTCTGATGTAAATCAGAAAGCAGAAGAACAACTGGGAAAAAAAAAAGAGGAATTGATTGGAAAGGGAATTTGCCAACTATTTCCGGTAAACAGAGAGAATGGATTCTTTGAAGATTATAAAAAAGTAGTTAAAACAAAAATTCCGATGGAACAAGAATTCCAAATTCCAGGAAACTATGCTGCCCCAGGTTATTACTTTCACCAGGTAATACCAACTAACGATGGAATTGTGATACAAACGAGAGATATTTCTGATAGAAAGAGAATGGAAGAGTTACTTCTTCGAACAAACCGTCTAGCCAAAGTAGGTAGTTTTGATTATGATTTAACCAATGGGCAGATTACCCTCTCAAAAGTTGCCACCGAAATTTTAGTCCAAACTTCAAACCATTTGTATTCTGTAGATTTAAGTTTTTTTGGAACCAAAGAATTTATAAAAATATTAAAAGAAAAAGAAATTCACTGCATCAAAACAAAAGAAACCTTTGATTTGGAATGTTTAGTCGAAGCAGGTTCTGGAAATGAATTCTGGATTCGAATCATTGCTACACCCAAATTCATAGAGGATCATTGTATTGGATTTTATGGAGCCATCCAAAACATCCAAGACCAAAAATTAGTCCAAAACTCTCTATTTGAAAAAGAAAACCTCCTTCTTACCAAAAACAGAGAACTTGAATCTTTAGTCCAGATTACAAAAAAACAAAATGAAAGATTGAAGGAATACACGTATATTACATCGCATAACTTGCGTGCACCGATCACCAATCTCATCAGTTTGACAGAAATGTTAAAGGAAAATCCTTCCAACCCAGAATTACTTGGGTTTATCGAATCCTCATCTTATCAATTGGATCAAATCATACGAAATCTTAATGAACTTTTGAATATTGAAAGGGATACTAAAGAACTTCCGAGATCAAAAATTTTAATAAAAGAAAGTATCGATGCACAAATTTTACTCTTAAAGAATGGAGCCAACCGAGAAATCGAATTTACCAACCAAGTTCCAGAGGGAATCCAACTTCTAGGATTCCAAGCTTATTTTGATAGTATTGTGAATAATATCCTCACCAACGCAATCAAATATGCCAATCCAAACCAAGTTTGTAAAATTAGAATTTCTTTTCAGGATACAAAAGAATTTTTAAGAATTGGAATTAGTGATAATGGTCCAGGAATTGACACCAAAAGACATGGCCAAAAATTATTCAATATGAACTTTCGATTGCGCCAAGACATAGAAGGAAAAGGAATGGGCCTATTTCTCTCTAAACACCAAATTGAAGCCATGAATGGGTCCATTGAATTAGAAAGTGAACTTGGGAATGGATCCACCTTCTATCTCAAATTTCCGAAACCACAAATTTGA
- a CDS encoding methyl-accepting chemotaxis protein, which translates to MGKREITSICWKLTLGLELLTSILAVPIAVLFIVSGGEYNFEKAVYVVLGASISLTISYIVPTIRFFRLRNLITETIPENFLKKTTEEKQEIKIRLLKFPRNNSGYFLVQWSLGIPFAALITFLFFTPTLVELIPYAVLPVIIYPVLGVSHFFLTELRLAPVLSQPVLKDLPLSLKEIPQIGIFPRVFFTMFAVFSMSVTTLGYLLGTQVTGIIRLQNTGITIGLLALFICTAIYILTSLFVRALKFNTDQMVKRYEGLATGDLRNTVAMISTDELGLGSLSLNSFIESIRKITAGVISEAERVSKDSKVIASQTQGLAQAMMEQASSTEQMSAGVEEMSASIRSTATSAKTQNEITHASLQSLIEMESVLVDVHSSMERTEAETKKMEEEIRSGQNALHSTLSAMEDIETSVEHTADVIQVISDISDKIGLLSLNASIEAARAGEAGRGFAVVASEISKLGEQTLQNTKRILEAVEKAYEASKSGRSAVSNTEKTFSQIGTAVETTVQLIKVSSEMTKKQMFIAKDVKEGFGNLTRSALEIEQNTEEQARTSFELSHSIASISEGTEYLNQFVGEIDKLCSTLSDQANNLKRDIGFFQI; encoded by the coding sequence ATGGGGAAAAGGGAAATCACATCGATTTGTTGGAAATTGACATTGGGTTTAGAATTGTTAACTTCAATTTTAGCCGTGCCAATTGCTGTTTTGTTTATTGTTTCTGGCGGAGAGTATAACTTTGAGAAGGCGGTGTATGTTGTCCTCGGTGCCTCGATTTCCCTTACAATTTCCTATATTGTTCCGACCATTCGTTTTTTTCGTCTGCGAAATTTAATTACCGAAACCATTCCGGAAAATTTTTTAAAAAAGACAACCGAAGAAAAACAGGAAATAAAAATTCGACTCCTAAAATTTCCGAGAAATAATTCCGGTTATTTTCTTGTGCAGTGGTCTCTTGGAATTCCTTTTGCAGCCCTTATCACTTTTCTTTTTTTTACTCCAACTCTTGTTGAACTAATTCCTTATGCAGTTTTGCCTGTTATCATTTATCCAGTATTAGGTGTTTCTCATTTTTTTCTAACTGAGTTAAGGCTTGCCCCTGTTTTATCACAACCTGTTTTAAAAGATTTACCTCTGTCGTTAAAAGAAATTCCTCAAATTGGAATTTTTCCGAGAGTATTTTTCACAATGTTTGCTGTTTTTAGTATGAGTGTGACTACCCTTGGATACTTACTTGGTACCCAAGTCACTGGAATCATTCGATTACAAAATACAGGTATTACAATTGGTTTACTTGCTTTGTTCATTTGTACCGCAATATATATTTTGACATCTTTGTTTGTTCGGGCATTAAAGTTTAATACTGACCAAATGGTAAAACGTTATGAGGGTCTTGCCACAGGAGACCTTCGTAATACTGTCGCTATGATTTCTACTGATGAACTGGGATTAGGAAGTTTGTCCCTTAATTCTTTTATAGAAAGTATTCGAAAGATCACGGCAGGTGTTATCAGTGAAGCAGAACGAGTGAGTAAGGATTCAAAAGTGATTGCATCTCAAACACAAGGGTTGGCACAGGCAATGATGGAACAGGCATCCTCAACAGAACAGATGTCAGCCGGAGTCGAAGAAATGTCGGCAAGCATTCGCTCCACGGCAACTAGTGCAAAAACACAAAATGAAATCACTCATGCTTCACTCCAATCGTTAATTGAAATGGAATCTGTATTAGTCGATGTTCATTCTTCAATGGAACGAACAGAAGCGGAAACTAAAAAAATGGAAGAAGAAATTCGTTCTGGTCAAAATGCCTTACACTCAACTTTATCCGCTATGGAAGATATTGAAACTAGTGTTGAACATACAGCAGATGTGATCCAAGTCATCAGTGATATTTCCGATAAAATTGGACTTTTATCTCTCAATGCTTCCATCGAAGCGGCCCGAGCAGGTGAAGCTGGGCGTGGCTTTGCTGTAGTGGCCAGCGAAATTTCAAAACTTGGTGAACAAACACTTCAGAATACAAAACGCATTTTAGAAGCAGTAGAAAAAGCATACGAAGCCTCCAAGTCGGGAAGGTCCGCTGTCTCCAATACAGAAAAAACATTTTCCCAAATCGGCACGGCAGTGGAAACAACAGTCCAACTCATCAAGGTATCTTCTGAAATGACCAAAAAACAGATGTTTATTGCAAAAGATGTAAAGGAAGGTTTTGGAAATTTAACGCGCTCTGCACTGGAGATAGAACAAAATACAGAAGAACAGGCACGTACTTCATTTGAGTTGTCCCATAGCATTGCATCCATATCGGAAGGAACAGAGTATCTGAACCAATTTGTGGGTGAGATTGACAAACTTTGTTCTACCCTTTCGGACCAAGCAAACAATCTAAAACGAGATATTGGTTTTTTCCAAATTTAA
- a CDS encoding M48 family metalloprotease, protein MRALSQTVLFLFLAQSLVAKGNVYVQSTKAKLLSQPKLSAEGSALVMGEVLSPISEQGLFVQVRARDQLGWVSKLFVSPLPPGNQIKLGITSNSSEAVVARQRASDFTKTAAARGLSETQKMRLRGEGDLYDFESLRWLESVPSESPTLHSLPIDPKVENSTGLGNLFFSSELEVAKETKAEVKLGRSLAARLLKKYPLVRDTELTGYLNGVVQRLAVVSSRKDLSFRVGVIESSQINAYACPGGFIFITTASLKKIQSESELAGIIAHEMGHIVLFHNGEFKQSNVFLDILSGLLSPPGGEVVNATTSQVLDELEKQFFETGRDMKLELEADEAAVGLTSQSGYSPVGLSNYLNTLSKSEGTESFKKTHPDTTIRIAKLVFYESTIGIENGSIPKDRWSEFKSKLKP, encoded by the coding sequence ATGAGAGCACTATCTCAAACCGTTTTGTTTCTTTTTTTAGCACAATCGCTTGTCGCGAAGGGCAATGTATACGTACAAAGCACAAAGGCGAAACTTCTTTCTCAACCCAAACTAAGTGCAGAGGGTTCTGCGTTGGTGATGGGAGAAGTACTATCTCCTATCAGCGAACAAGGACTTTTTGTTCAGGTGCGGGCCCGTGACCAATTGGGTTGGGTATCAAAGTTATTTGTTTCTCCACTCCCTCCAGGAAACCAAATCAAATTGGGCATTACATCCAATTCATCGGAGGCCGTAGTTGCAAGGCAAAGAGCGTCTGACTTTACGAAGACGGCGGCAGCCAGGGGACTTTCTGAAACACAAAAGATGAGACTGCGGGGAGAAGGGGATCTATATGACTTTGAATCATTGCGTTGGCTTGAATCGGTTCCGTCTGAATCTCCCACACTCCATTCTTTACCAATTGATCCAAAAGTTGAAAATTCCACTGGGCTCGGGAATCTATTCTTTTCTTCTGAATTAGAAGTGGCAAAAGAAACAAAGGCTGAGGTCAAACTTGGACGTTCTCTTGCGGCTAGATTACTCAAAAAATATCCCTTAGTGCGGGATACGGAATTAACAGGATACTTAAATGGAGTGGTCCAAAGACTGGCAGTAGTTTCTTCTCGAAAAGATTTGAGTTTTCGGGTTGGTGTCATTGAATCCTCACAAATCAATGCCTATGCCTGTCCTGGGGGTTTTATTTTTATCACCACTGCTAGTTTAAAAAAAATCCAATCAGAATCGGAACTTGCAGGAATCATCGCACATGAAATGGGACACATTGTACTCTTTCACAATGGAGAATTCAAACAATCAAATGTATTTTTGGATATTCTTTCTGGGCTTTTGTCTCCGCCCGGTGGTGAGGTTGTGAATGCAACCACTAGCCAGGTTTTGGATGAATTAGAAAAACAATTTTTTGAAACCGGGCGAGATATGAAATTGGAATTGGAAGCAGATGAAGCAGCCGTTGGTTTAACAAGCCAGTCTGGTTACTCACCAGTTGGGTTATCCAATTATCTGAACACTTTGTCCAAGTCAGAAGGAACCGAATCTTTCAAAAAAACTCACCCTGATACCACGATTCGAATTGCAAAACTAGTATTTTATGAATCCACTATTGGGATTGAAAATGGATCGATTCCAAAAGACCGTTGGAGTGAATTTAAGTCCAAACTAAAACCATGA
- a CDS encoding CHASE2 domain-containing protein translates to MKQKKILLPFFLMVIVPTIIIALLSLIGISQILDRKLSDLLFHLLPSHHRFSKDIVIIDIDEQSIAKYADHPELGQWPWKRNIYPTLIGYTKLITPPKVTIIDILFTERSDYDEALVAANINLGEISHAANFRDGGIVIPRLGEETLVQKFNVPLPDDSPFPRYENASFPIGQVGETSPMIHVVNVIPDSDGILRRFTPFIRWKNYFFPTLALQAFASLEPYHTEWKNGRFLIQKADTIRKIPLGKDGLVRAYFYTEEELRNIPRYSAAGIIESLNQLNTSEVEDPNQLLVPPSVFENKIVLIGTSAASTHDDVVTPYGLFPGVIGQAVFASNLIEGHMLGELPEVFGIGFTLFILMIGVLVLFINQWHLLKNIYPILAISVFFGLFYFLYRIDLVLPISSFVIGFPVSYLLGFAYLTYTEGKEKRKFNSILRNLVDPGVVSEALENMDSLKKGGEWEITAFFSDVAGFSSISEELSASDLARLLNEYLSAMTKILKSNSGTLDKYIGDAIVGIFGAPIQNKEHPRLACKTALEMVSELEILRSTWKQKMDYTETARNMSFRIGLNCGPAKVGFMGTDSLASYTMMGDTVNLSARLEAAAKDYGVSILVSESIEAVCNQEFHFRFLDWIRVKGKETPVKIYSLVCFLSDLSSQVLEAEKKYEEGFQFYLNRNWENAIRSFEKVSEIYGKKDVPSQLLIERCQSLFKNPPPVDWNGVYTRTSK, encoded by the coding sequence ATGAAACAAAAAAAAATTCTGTTGCCGTTTTTTTTGATGGTCATTGTTCCTACAATCATCATCGCCTTATTGTCGTTAATTGGTATTTCGCAAATTTTAGACAGAAAGTTATCTGATTTATTATTTCATTTACTTCCTTCGCATCATCGTTTTTCCAAAGATATTGTTATCATTGACATTGATGAACAAAGTATCGCCAAGTATGCAGACCACCCAGAGTTAGGGCAGTGGCCATGGAAACGAAATATTTATCCCACACTCATTGGTTATACCAAACTCATCACTCCACCAAAAGTTACCATCATCGATATTTTGTTTACGGAAAGGTCTGACTATGATGAAGCTTTGGTTGCTGCTAACATAAACTTGGGAGAAATTTCGCATGCTGCCAATTTCCGTGATGGCGGAATCGTCATTCCAAGGTTAGGTGAAGAGACTTTGGTGCAAAAATTTAATGTTCCTTTGCCAGATGATTCCCCTTTTCCCCGTTATGAAAATGCATCTTTTCCCATTGGCCAAGTCGGCGAAACTTCGCCTATGATCCATGTAGTGAATGTAATTCCCGATAGCGATGGAATCCTTCGCCGGTTTACTCCATTCATTCGTTGGAAAAATTATTTTTTCCCAACTCTCGCCTTACAAGCATTTGCCTCACTTGAACCGTATCATACGGAATGGAAAAATGGCAGGTTTTTGATCCAAAAAGCCGATACAATACGAAAAATTCCATTGGGAAAAGATGGTTTGGTCAGAGCTTATTTTTATACTGAGGAGGAACTTCGAAATATCCCGCGTTATTCTGCAGCAGGGATCATTGAATCTTTAAACCAACTCAATACAAGTGAAGTCGAAGATCCGAACCAACTCCTTGTCCCTCCCTCCGTATTCGAAAATAAAATAGTTTTAATTGGAACCTCTGCGGCTTCCACTCATGATGATGTTGTCACCCCCTACGGACTTTTCCCCGGTGTAATCGGTCAGGCTGTTTTTGCCTCCAATCTAATCGAAGGACATATGTTAGGTGAACTCCCGGAAGTTTTTGGAATTGGTTTTACTTTGTTTATACTGATGATTGGAGTTCTTGTTCTTTTTATCAACCAATGGCATTTGCTGAAAAATATTTATCCAATTCTTGCAATATCTGTTTTTTTTGGTTTATTTTACTTTTTGTATAGAATTGATTTGGTTTTACCAATTTCTTCTTTTGTCATTGGATTTCCTGTATCGTACTTGTTAGGTTTTGCTTATCTCACTTACACAGAAGGAAAAGAAAAAAGAAAGTTTAACAGTATCCTTCGTAATTTAGTCGATCCAGGTGTTGTCAGTGAAGCATTGGAAAACATGGATTCTTTAAAAAAAGGAGGGGAGTGGGAGATCACTGCCTTTTTTTCTGATGTTGCTGGGTTTTCTTCAATCAGTGAGGAGTTAAGCGCCAGTGACCTCGCAAGATTACTGAATGAATATCTTTCCGCAATGACAAAAATCTTAAAATCCAATTCGGGAACCCTGGATAAATACATTGGAGATGCAATCGTTGGAATATTCGGTGCACCCATTCAAAATAAAGAACACCCAAGGCTTGCTTGCAAAACGGCTCTTGAAATGGTTTCTGAATTAGAAATTCTCAGGTCCACTTGGAAACAAAAAATGGATTATACGGAAACAGCCAGAAATATGAGCTTTCGTATCGGACTGAACTGTGGACCAGCTAAGGTTGGTTTTATGGGAACGGATAGCCTTGCTTCTTATACTATGATGGGAGATACGGTAAACCTTAGTGCTCGTTTAGAAGCAGCTGCAAAAGATTACGGAGTTTCCATTTTGGTTTCAGAAAGTATCGAAGCCGTTTGCAATCAAGAATTCCACTTTCGGTTTTTGGACTGGATTCGTGTCAAAGGAAAAGAAACGCCTGTAAAAATTTATAGTTTAGTTTGTTTTCTTTCAGATCTTTCGTCCCAAGTTCTTGAAGCCGAAAAAAAATATGAAGAGGGTTTTCAGTTTTACCTAAATCGAAATTGGGAAAATGCGATTCGTTCTTTTGAAAAAGTTTCCGAAATTTATGGTAAAAAAGATGTTCCAAGCCAACTTCTGATTGAGCGTTGTCAGTCTTTGTTTAAAAACCCGCCACCTGTCGACTGGAATGGTGTGTATACTCGAACTTCAAAATAA
- a CDS encoding OmpP1/FadL family transporter, whose protein sequence is MLKFKLFRNSILPICFLILFPSLVFGSEPFHNIQGFYGERAAGLGGAFTAIADDPSGAYYNPAGLGFTYNDGISISASNFKDVKRSYINIDTPGQVYNQTHQGFDPNFIGLLKNFDRWKFAFSIVNTYNYSYNRVDQVNYPLVSPSINSTRNYTKEKYNQLLVGPSAAYLLSDKLSIGATLYYMNDTKEVSRTQFQQFSDLSYVMRSYVDNRRTSGIMPVLGIQYQPIQKLSLGLSYRRIFVMGGNRLYNEVYADSTRRPGSSAIDFIEGTGDGASSIEAGVLTQKPKLTTSIPQTSELRFGIAFFPTSRFLASFDMIYTTGYKSKRNQDEISAFGRRVTYTINDTEVRELTRASTTNFAAGMEYYLADTFSVLAGIYTNEPNTKPISWTESAVDLYLQNTYGNQLQMNSGDASVIYKVARSGTNPRNEYSRNKGLSLGFSWVTSKSSVSVTYIREVGYGNSRIDPNSLSQSFEYSAHSVYIMVSSRN, encoded by the coding sequence ATGTTAAAATTCAAACTCTTTAGAAATTCTATTCTCCCAATTTGTTTTTTGATTCTTTTCCCAAGTTTAGTTTTTGGGTCCGAACCATTTCATAATATCCAAGGATTTTATGGAGAAAGGGCAGCGGGACTTGGAGGAGCGTTTACAGCCATCGCCGATGATCCTTCCGGTGCCTATTATAATCCGGCTGGACTTGGATTTACTTATAATGATGGAATTTCCATCTCTGCCAGTAATTTTAAAGATGTAAAAAGAAGTTATATCAATATCGATACACCGGGACAAGTTTACAACCAAACCCACCAAGGATTTGATCCAAACTTCATAGGTTTATTAAAAAACTTTGATCGATGGAAATTTGCATTTTCCATTGTGAATACTTATAACTACTCATATAACCGAGTGGACCAAGTGAACTATCCTCTTGTTTCTCCATCTATCAACTCAACAAGAAACTATACAAAGGAAAAATACAACCAACTCCTAGTGGGCCCTAGTGCTGCTTATTTACTTTCCGACAAACTCTCGATTGGTGCCACTCTCTATTATATGAATGATACAAAAGAAGTATCAAGAACCCAATTCCAACAGTTTTCAGATTTAAGTTATGTAATGCGATCTTACGTAGATAACCGAAGGACTTCAGGAATTATGCCGGTTCTTGGAATCCAATACCAACCCATCCAAAAACTATCTTTGGGCCTAAGTTACAGAAGAATCTTTGTGATGGGAGGAAATCGACTTTACAACGAAGTGTATGCGGATTCTACAAGAAGGCCCGGTTCTTCTGCGATTGATTTCATTGAAGGAACTGGAGATGGTGCCTCTTCCATCGAAGCCGGAGTTCTCACTCAAAAACCAAAACTCACAACGTCAATCCCCCAAACATCTGAGTTACGATTTGGAATCGCCTTCTTCCCTACTTCTCGTTTTTTGGCTTCTTTTGATATGATTTATACAACTGGATACAAATCAAAACGAAACCAAGATGAAATCAGTGCCTTTGGTAGACGAGTCACATATACAATCAACGATACAGAAGTTAGAGAATTAACGAGAGCGTCCACCACCAACTTCGCTGCGGGAATGGAATACTACCTAGCTGACACATTTTCTGTGTTAGCCGGAATTTATACCAACGAACCAAACACCAAACCAATTTCTTGGACAGAATCAGCGGTTGACCTTTACCTTCAAAATACATACGGAAACCAATTACAAATGAATTCCGGAGATGCAAGTGTCATTTATAAAGTCGCAAGATCGGGAACGAACCCAAGAAACGAGTATTCCAGAAACAAAGGTTTAAGTTTAGGGTTTTCATGGGTTACTTCAAAATCATCAGTATCCGTCACATATATCAGAGAAGTTGGATATGGAAATTCTCGTATTGATCCAAATTCCCTATCACAATCTTTTGAATACAGTGCTCACTCTGTTTACATTATGGTTAGTTCAAGAAATTAA